From Ipomoea triloba cultivar NCNSP0323 chromosome 5, ASM357664v1, the proteins below share one genomic window:
- the LOC116019162 gene encoding UDP-glucuronic acid decarboxylase 6-like yields the protein MASNGRKPPPEPSPLRKAKFFQANMRILVTGGAGFIGSHLVDKLMQNEKNEVIVVDNYFTGSKDNLKQWIGHPRFELIRHDVTEKLFVEVDRIYHLACPASPIFYKYNPVKTIKTNVIGTLNMLGLAKRVGARILLTSTSEVYGDPLVHPQEESYWGNVNPIGVRSCYDEGKRVAETLMFDYHRQHGIEIRIARIFNTYGPRMNIDDGRVVSNFIAQAIRDEPLTVQLPGTQTRSFCYVSDMVDGLIRLMEGENTGPINIGNPGEFTMLELAETVKEMINPNVKIMKVENTPDDPRQRKPDITKARALLGWEPKVKLRNGIPLMEEDFRSRLGIQRKS from the exons ATGGCTTCAAATGGAAGAAAGCCACCACCAGAGCCATCACCGCTGAGAAAGGCGAAATTTTTCCAG GCGAACATGAGAATTCTGGTTACGGGTGGTGCTGGGTTCATTGGCTCTCATCTCGTGGACAAGCTAATGCAAAACGAGAAGAATGAG GTGATTGTTGTGGATAACTATTTCACGGGATCAAAGGATAACCTTAAGCAATGGATTGGCCATCCAAGATTCGAGCTTATTCGACATG ATGTCACAGAGAAATTGTTTGTTGAAGTTGACCGAATTTATCATCTCGCTTGTCCTGCTTCCCCGATTTTCTACAAATACAACCCGGTGAAG ACAATTAAGACAAATGTAATCGGGACATTAAATATGTTGGGACTTGCCAAGAGAGTTGGGGCGAG GATTCTGCTAACATCGACTTCCGAGGTTTATGGAGATCCCCTAGTTCATCCTCAGGAGGAGAGTTATTGGGGCAACGTTAACCCAATAG GAGTCAGGAGCTGCTATGACGAGGGGAAAAGAGTGGCAGAGACTTTGATGTTTGATTATCACAGGCAACACGGGATAG AAATCCGAATTGCTAGAATCTTTAATACGTATGGACCAAGGATGAACATCGATGATGGTCGTGTTGTCAGCAATTTCATTGCTCAAGCAATTCG CGATGAGCCATTGACTGTCCAGTTGCCCGGGACTCAAACCCGAAGCTTTTGCTATGTTTCTGATATG GTTGATGGACTTATTCGGCTGATGGAGGGAGAGAATACTGGACCCATTAACATTGGCAACCCAG GTGAATTCACAATGCTTGAACTTGCTGAGACGGTGAAGGAG ATGATTAATCCAAATGTGAAGATCATGAAGGTGGAGAACACACCGGATGATCCTCGGCAGAGAAAGCCGGACATCACAAAGGCGAGGGCGTTGCTCGGGTGGGAGCCGAAGGTGAAGTTGCGCAACGGCATTCCTCTAATGGAAGAGGATTTCCGCAGCAGGCTTGGAATCCAAAGAAAGAGTTGA
- the LOC116019667 gene encoding enoyl-CoA delta isomerase 1, peroxisomal-like has protein sequence MHLYEATVKYKEKVQDYSLSCVSIVINENDSIGSWGRKNKGELAQLLHALAVYKGLLQLLNLQAALQTKRHKKKMCTLEKRGNIFVLTLTDNDEHRLHPVLINSISAALRQARAEATGPSVLITTAQGKFFCNGYNLNWLLQDAARRSKIMCSLVQRLVADFFALPMPTIAALTGHACGGGFGLALCHDYILMWRDRGFLCMNELDIGRKLPAWFFALMKHKIASPSAQRDIALRATMLTGDMALQKGIVHSVYNSAEETFKAAEQLGLELVSRNWNGKIYAEMRTTMFAEVLHLLQNDDTAENETVEIASRL, from the exons ATGCATCTTTACGAGGCAACAGTTAAGTACAAAGAGAAAGTGCAAGATTATTCATTGTCATGCGTCAGCATTGTGATCAATGAAAATGATAGCATTGGCAGTTGGGGTAGAAAGAACAAGG GTGAACTTGCTCAGTTGCTCCATGCTCTTGCTGTCTATAAAGGCTTACTGCAACTTCTCAACTTACAGGCTGCCCTGCAGACCAAAAGACACAAAAAGA AGATGTGCACACTGGAAAAGCGAGGTAACATCTTCGTATTGACACTAACTGACAATGATGAGCACCGGTTACACCCGGTCCTCATCAACTCCATCAGTGCTGCTCTCCGCCAGGCCAGAGCAGAAGCCACAGGCCCGTCAGTTTTGATAACCACAGCACAAGGGAAGTTCTTCTGCAATGGCTACAACCTTAATTGGCTCTTACAGGACGCTGCTCGCCGCTCAAAGATCATGTGCTCCCTTGTCCAACGACTTGTGGCTGACTTCTTCGCTCTTCCCATGCCCACCATCGCTGCCCTCACTGGCCATGCCTGTGGCGGTGGCTTTGGACTCGCGCTCTGCCATGACTATATTCTAATGTGGCGTGACAGAGGGTTCCTTTGCATGAACGAGCTTGATATCGGGCGCAAGCTGCCAGCCTGGTTCTTCGCTCTCATGAAACACAAGATCGCATCCCCCTCAGCTCAGCGCGACATTGCCTTGAGAGCCACTATGCTGACAGGCGACATGGCGCTCCAGAAAGGCATCGTTCACTCGGTTTACAACAGTGCAGAGGAGACCTTTAAAGCAGCTGAACAACTGGGGTTAGAACTGGTGAGCAGAAACTGGAATGGAAAGATATATGCCGAGATGAGGACAACCATGTTTGCCGAGGTACTGCACTTGCTCCAAAACGATGACACTGCCGAAAACGAGACCGTTGAGATTGCCTCTCGACTGTAA
- the LOC116020703 gene encoding enoyl-CoA delta isomerase 1, peroxisomal-like: MCTLEKRGNIFILTLTGEADHRLNPTLIDSITAAVRRARSEATAPSALITTAQGKFFSNGYDLKWAKQDMERRGKIMSSKLRLLVAELINLPMPTIAAVTGHASAAGFVLALCHDYILMRRDRGFLYMSELDIGLRLPAWFIALMKCKIGSPVALREVALASAKLTGDIALQKGIVDSVHNNADETLKAAEKLGEELVRRNWDGNTYSGIRTTLFAQVLDSLESDETVGDFGKKEAKKAVSRL, translated from the coding sequence ATGTGCACATTGGAGAAGCGAGGAAACATCTTCATCCTCACCCTAACAGGCGAAGCCGACCACCGCTTAAACCCGACACTCATCGATTCCATCACCGCCGCCGTCCGCCGCGCCCGCTCCGAAGCCACGGCCCCCTCCGCTCTGATCACTACGGCGCAAGGGAAGTTCTTCTCCAACGGTTACGATCTGAAATGGGCGAAGCAGGACATGGAGCGCCGCGGCAAGATTATGTCCTCTAAGCTCCGCCTCCTCGTCGCGGAGCTAATCAACCTCCCCATGCCTACCATCGCCGCCGTCACTGGCCACGCATCCGCCGCCGGCTTCGTGCTCGCGCTCTGCCACGACTATATTCTCATGCGCCGGGACCGAGGGTTTCTCTACATGAGCGAGCTCGACATTGGACTCAGGCTTCCCGCCTGGTTTATTGCGCTCATGAAATGTAAAATTGGCTCGCCGGTGGCTCTCCGAGAAGTAGCTCTGGCATCGGCGAAGCTGACCGGAGACATCGCGCTGCAGAAAGGAATTGTCGATTCGGTGCACAATAACGCAGATGAGACTCTGAAAGCAGCTGAAAAATTGGGGGAAGAATTGGTGAGAAGAAATTGGGATGGAAATACGTATTCTGGTATAAGGACAACCCTGTTTGCCCAAGTATTGGACTCGCTGGAGTCCGATGAGACCGTCGGAGACTTCGGCAAAAAGGAAGCCAAGAAGGCCGTCTCCCGACTGTGA